The proteins below come from a single Micromonospora citrea genomic window:
- a CDS encoding crotonobetainyl-CoA--carnitine CoA-transferase, with the protein MTAACPSAPRPVRPPAGHPGLLALAQSYVDDAATRGELPRRDLRRLPGARVDVDPEFCRAVARHFDRAPRRDVGPGLTARYRRFTEENLRHFALLARAGIRVEPWRGPGQPYRGAADLIDRLARTGVLHVYLTRDGHGPDGPAPDHPLCAPSGVTVGGVPLLHNDIFRAVHDVFGHVMLGASMGVAGEFLAAYGHMAMYPPEVHPVVFTEQVSQICWFFHGPHLADRSGRWPRRGEPGWIPPSERPYPEQKLFPCPPGFLDRFTASFTEEAV; encoded by the coding sequence ATGACCGCGGCCTGCCCGAGCGCGCCACGCCCGGTCCGCCCGCCGGCCGGCCATCCCGGCCTGCTGGCGCTGGCCCAGTCGTACGTCGACGACGCCGCCACCCGGGGTGAGCTGCCCCGCCGGGACCTGCGGCGGCTGCCCGGCGCCCGGGTGGACGTCGACCCGGAGTTCTGCCGCGCGGTGGCCCGGCACTTCGACCGGGCACCCCGGCGGGACGTCGGCCCGGGCCTGACGGCCCGCTACCGCAGGTTCACCGAGGAGAACCTGCGCCACTTCGCCCTGCTGGCCCGGGCCGGGATCCGCGTCGAGCCGTGGCGGGGCCCCGGGCAGCCCTATCGGGGCGCGGCCGACCTGATCGACCGTCTCGCCCGCACCGGCGTGCTGCACGTCTACCTGACCCGGGACGGCCACGGCCCCGACGGTCCCGCCCCCGACCACCCGCTGTGCGCCCCGTCCGGCGTCACGGTCGGCGGCGTCCCGCTGCTGCACAACGACATCTTCCGGGCGGTGCACGACGTGTTCGGCCACGTCATGCTCGGCGCCTCGATGGGCGTGGCGGGCGAGTTCCTGGCCGCGTACGGGCACATGGCCATGTACCCGCCCGAGGTGCATCCCGTCGTCTTCACCGAGCAGGTCAGTCAGATCTGCTGGTTCTTCCACGGCCCACACCTGGCCGACCGGTCGGGGCGGTGGCCCCGGCGCGGCGAGCCGGGGTGGATCCCCCCGTCCGAGCGGCCCTACCCGGAGCAGAAGCTGTTCCCCTGCCCGCCGGGTTTCCTCGACCGCTTCACCGCAAGCTTCACGGAGGAAGCAGTATGA
- a CDS encoding cysteine desulfurase — protein MTDTAAHPLSAVRAEFPFLAPSGYGPPLAYLDNAATTQKPRPVLDAVVDFYTTANSNIGRGFYELSRRATGRYEEAREVVRRFVNAAHADEIVFTRGTTDAVNLLADTFAERIVGPGDDIVVTGMEHNSNLLPWRRLCERRGARLRIVPSPAGGPVRPDDLAAVLGHRTRLVAVSHVSNVLGTVNPVRELAAVAHDRGVPVVVDGAQAVAHLPVDVREIGADFYCFSGHKVYAPMGSGVLYGRRELLADLPPYQVGGGTVKGVSHDAPVSYVPVPARLEAGTPDIGAAVGLATALTWLDGLGRDAVRAHDADLVRYAVEVLRGVDRVRVVGDPAADPAGIVSIAVDGLHPYDVGGHLDRHGIAVRSGVHCASAFLDDLGLLGTVRLSFAVYSTRDEVDRVAEALRTVRAGEWTTDYPDTRFR, from the coding sequence ATGACCGACACGGCTGCCCACCCCCTGTCCGCGGTGCGGGCGGAGTTCCCGTTCCTCGCCCCGTCCGGCTACGGCCCGCCGCTGGCCTATCTCGACAACGCCGCGACGACGCAGAAACCCCGCCCGGTCCTCGACGCGGTGGTCGACTTCTACACCACCGCGAACAGCAACATCGGGCGCGGCTTCTACGAGCTGAGCCGCCGGGCCACCGGCCGCTACGAGGAGGCCCGGGAGGTGGTCCGGCGGTTCGTCAACGCCGCACACGCCGACGAGATCGTGTTCACGCGCGGCACGACGGACGCGGTGAACCTGCTCGCCGACACCTTCGCCGAGCGGATCGTCGGGCCGGGCGACGACATCGTGGTCACCGGCATGGAACACAACTCGAACCTGCTGCCGTGGCGTCGGCTCTGCGAACGGCGCGGGGCGAGACTGCGGATCGTGCCGTCGCCGGCCGGCGGGCCGGTCCGGCCGGACGACCTGGCCGCCGTACTGGGCCACCGGACCCGCCTCGTCGCGGTCAGCCACGTCTCCAACGTGCTCGGCACCGTCAACCCGGTACGGGAACTCGCCGCCGTGGCGCACGACCGGGGCGTGCCGGTGGTCGTCGACGGCGCGCAGGCGGTCGCGCACCTGCCCGTCGACGTGCGGGAGATCGGCGCGGACTTCTACTGCTTCTCGGGTCACAAGGTGTACGCCCCGATGGGCTCCGGGGTGCTCTACGGCCGCCGCGAGCTGCTCGCCGACCTGCCGCCCTACCAGGTGGGCGGCGGGACGGTGAAGGGCGTCTCGCACGACGCCCCGGTGTCCTACGTGCCGGTCCCGGCGCGGCTGGAGGCCGGCACCCCCGACATCGGCGCGGCGGTCGGGCTGGCCACCGCGCTGACCTGGCTGGACGGCCTCGGCCGGGACGCGGTGCGGGCACACGACGCGGACCTGGTCCGGTACGCCGTCGAGGTGCTGCGCGGCGTCGACCGGGTCCGGGTCGTCGGCGACCCGGCGGCGGACCCGGCGGGCATCGTCTCCATCGCCGTGGACGGCCTGCATCCGTACGACGTGGGCGGGCACCTCGACCGGCACGGCATCGCCGTGCGGTCGGGCGTGCACTGCGCCAGCGCGTTCCTCGACGACCTGGGGCTGCTCGGCACGGTGCGGCTCTCCTTCGCGGTCTACAGCACCCGCGACGAGGTCGACCGGGTCGCCGAGGCGCTGCGCACCGTGCGGGCGGGGGAGTGGACCACCGACTACCCCGACACGCGGTTCCGGTGA
- the rfbA gene encoding glucose-1-phosphate thymidylyltransferase RfbA: protein MRGVLLAGGTGSRMWPVTRAVSKQLMPVYDKPMIFYPLSTLVTAGVREILIITRPDEQALFRRLLGDGDQWGLDLRYAVQERPEGIAHALLLAADFLAGGPAVLILGDNIIHSAELDRQLAELTDVDGGLVFGLPVADPRPFGVLDFDDCGAVRDIVEKPLVPPSRYAVPGLYVYSSDVVSVAAELTPSARGELEITDVNRAYLRRGRLEVRLLGRRTAWLDTGRFGDLMKAAEYVRVIEERHGVKVGCVEEAAWRAGLLDDAAMRRLAVPLRASGYGDYLLRLLDGERPARPAAVG from the coding sequence ATGCGTGGTGTTTTGCTCGCTGGTGGCACCGGCTCGCGGATGTGGCCGGTGACCCGGGCGGTCTCCAAGCAACTGATGCCGGTCTACGACAAGCCGATGATCTTCTATCCGCTGAGCACCCTCGTGACGGCCGGTGTGCGGGAGATCCTCATCATCACGCGCCCCGACGAGCAGGCGCTGTTCCGGCGCCTGCTCGGCGACGGCGACCAGTGGGGCCTCGACCTGCGGTACGCGGTGCAGGAGCGCCCGGAGGGCATCGCCCACGCGCTCCTGCTGGCTGCGGACTTCCTCGCCGGCGGGCCGGCGGTGCTCATCCTCGGCGACAACATCATCCACTCCGCCGAGCTGGACCGGCAGCTCGCCGAGCTGACGGACGTGGACGGCGGGCTGGTCTTCGGGCTCCCGGTGGCGGACCCGCGGCCCTTCGGGGTGCTCGACTTCGACGACTGCGGCGCCGTTCGGGACATCGTGGAGAAGCCGCTGGTCCCGCCGTCCCGGTACGCCGTACCCGGCCTCTACGTCTACAGCTCGGACGTCGTATCCGTCGCCGCTGAGCTGACGCCGAGCGCCCGCGGCGAGCTGGAGATCACCGACGTCAACCGGGCGTACCTGCGCCGGGGCCGGCTGGAGGTGCGGCTGCTCGGGCGGCGGACCGCGTGGCTGGACACCGGCCGGTTCGGCGACCTGATGAAGGCGGCGGAGTACGTGCGCGTGATCGAGGAGCGGCACGGGGTCAAGGTCGGCTGCGTCGAGGAGGCGGCCTGGCGCGCCGGTCTGCTCGACGACGCGGCGATGCGTCGCCTCGCGGTGCCGCTGCGCGCCAGCGGGTACGGCGACTACCTGCTGCGCCTGCTCGACGGCGAGCGTCCGGCGCGCCCGGCCGCCGTCGGGTGA
- a CDS encoding DUF899 family protein, with protein MADVEHETALPSWPVGADAAHVAARRSLASAEQELRDQLERVAAARRRMPPGPLLADYRLAEGPADLDRSEPTRDVRLRELFEEHDTLFVYHLMFAPDAAEACPMCSLWVDGFHGVLPHLRRHTAVAVVAKAPLPRLRDWARRRGWTGLRILSSHGTSFNADLRAEHPDGTQRPMASVLRAEGDRVRHFYSAPASFPDGGERGIDLLSPVWNVLDLLPRGRGDWYAGNDYVPDRA; from the coding sequence ATGGCCGACGTCGAGCACGAGACCGCGCTGCCGAGCTGGCCCGTCGGCGCCGACGCCGCGCACGTGGCCGCCCGGCGGTCGCTCGCGTCGGCCGAGCAGGAGCTGCGGGACCAGCTCGAACGGGTCGCCGCGGCACGGCGCCGGATGCCGCCCGGCCCGCTGCTGGCCGACTACCGGCTCGCCGAGGGACCGGCCGACCTGGACCGGTCGGAGCCGACCCGCGACGTCCGGCTGCGCGAGCTGTTCGAGGAGCACGACACCCTCTTCGTCTACCACCTGATGTTCGCCCCGGACGCCGCCGAGGCCTGTCCGATGTGCTCGCTGTGGGTGGACGGCTTCCACGGGGTGCTCCCGCACCTGCGTCGGCACACCGCCGTCGCGGTGGTGGCCAAGGCGCCGCTGCCCCGGTTGCGGGACTGGGCCCGGCGGCGGGGCTGGACCGGCCTGCGGATCCTGTCCAGCCACGGGACGTCGTTCAACGCCGACCTGCGCGCCGAGCACCCGGACGGCACGCAGCGGCCGATGGCCAGCGTGCTGCGCGCCGAGGGCGACCGGGTGCGGCACTTCTACTCCGCCCCGGCGAGCTTCCCCGACGGCGGCGAACGCGGCATCGACCTGCTCAGCCCGGTGTGGAACGTCCTGGATCTGCTGCCGCGCGGCCGTGGCGACTGGTACGCCGGCAACGACTACGTCCCCGACCGGGCATGA
- a CDS encoding DUF6004 family protein has translation MTDTARETYESLNIEPKPLRPHILAAATVVFGDDYYGGRRETINLSGFVQMNKWPMPGFKHTVDEDGTASFNLELISAPEVGIKGFSYTLNDRIQILSNPYLPNTGHIKQIVPGKNFPAEFYIRRFGILETSTMRLAHRGVIDVKGIVDGLPPYKTPLTSPFLGRPYGDQGEVMPAHNVVRGTNLPAAWYPSNDDNEAVGNTPSAFFASSIGPCVSMLVDPSIIIQASTEAKIKVEVNGRTEEIELAGDYPLAAGAEILLFGPEKHDQGSGVLAQLARVALVGNSPALGGKVMLRASFFTVSGGQLGDGNEESLSRLRYPGELHFDAHFELVTPSATLYAAAPVHLSGQLKDLEPTGTLLTADHADAALRTKDGESRARLTGVSLKLGDALVGSEAYVSA, from the coding sequence GTGACTGACACGGCGAGAGAGACCTACGAGTCACTCAACATCGAGCCGAAGCCGCTGCGGCCGCACATCCTGGCTGCGGCGACGGTCGTCTTCGGCGACGACTACTACGGTGGCCGTCGGGAGACGATCAACCTGTCGGGCTTCGTGCAGATGAACAAGTGGCCGATGCCGGGGTTCAAGCACACCGTCGACGAGGACGGGACGGCGAGCTTCAACCTGGAGCTCATCAGCGCCCCCGAGGTCGGCATCAAGGGGTTCAGCTACACGCTGAACGACCGGATCCAGATCCTGTCGAACCCGTACCTGCCGAACACCGGTCACATCAAGCAGATCGTGCCCGGTAAGAACTTCCCCGCGGAGTTCTACATCCGGCGGTTCGGCATCCTGGAGACCAGCACCATGCGGCTGGCCCACCGGGGTGTCATCGACGTCAAGGGCATCGTGGACGGCCTTCCGCCGTACAAGACCCCGCTCACCTCGCCGTTCCTCGGCCGCCCGTACGGCGACCAGGGCGAGGTCATGCCGGCGCACAACGTGGTCCGGGGCACCAACCTCCCGGCCGCGTGGTACCCGTCGAACGACGACAACGAGGCCGTCGGCAACACGCCGAGCGCCTTCTTCGCGTCGAGCATCGGCCCGTGCGTCTCGATGCTGGTCGACCCGTCGATCATCATCCAGGCCTCGACCGAGGCGAAGATCAAGGTCGAGGTCAACGGCCGCACCGAGGAGATCGAGCTCGCCGGCGACTACCCGCTCGCCGCGGGCGCCGAGATCCTCCTCTTCGGGCCGGAGAAGCACGACCAGGGCTCCGGGGTGCTGGCCCAGCTCGCCCGTGTGGCGCTGGTGGGCAACAGCCCGGCGCTGGGCGGCAAGGTCATGCTGCGGGCCAGCTTCTTCACCGTCTCGGGCGGCCAGCTCGGCGACGGCAACGAGGAGAGCCTGAGCCGGCTGCGCTACCCGGGTGAGCTGCACTTCGACGCTCACTTCGAGCTGGTGACCCCGTCCGCCACGCTCTACGCGGCGGCCCCGGTCCACCTGAGCGGCCAGCTCAAGGACCTGGAGCCGACCGGCACGCTGCTGACCGCCGACCACGCCGACGCCGCGCTGCGGACGAAGGACGGCGAGTCCCGGGCGCGCCTGACCGGCGTGTCGCTGAAGCTCGGTGACGCGCTGGTGGGCTCGGAAGCCTACGTCAGCGCGTGA
- a CDS encoding trans-sulfuration enzyme family protein, giving the protein MRFDTRLVHGGRRPAAGTGDVVPPIHLSTTYERRAQDEPRYFYGRGENPTREELEECLAGLEGAPFATVFSSGQAAAATLLSLVRPGQCVVCTDDVYAGTDGLLDLAARQGVRVRYADLTGPEGIAAALAEPDLALVWIETPTNPLLTVVDVVEVSRRAHERGALVVVDNTFASPVLQQPLTLGADVSLYSTTKSIAGHADVLGGALVYRDAELHAAVRAYRTTAGNVPGALDCFLVRRGLHTLSLRVHRQVATARALVELLRASPAVGAVHYPGLSEHPQHAVVKAQMSAPGAIVSFDYLAGSAEDLLDRFTLFTCGVSLGGVHSLVECPALMTHRPLTAQARARRGIGDSLIRLSVGIEDPHDLAEDLSRALAGGP; this is encoded by the coding sequence GTGCGCTTCGACACCAGGCTGGTGCACGGCGGCCGTCGGCCGGCGGCGGGCACCGGGGACGTCGTCCCGCCGATCCACCTCTCGACCACCTACGAGCGCCGGGCGCAGGACGAGCCCCGCTACTTCTACGGGCGCGGCGAGAACCCCACCCGGGAGGAGCTGGAGGAGTGCCTCGCCGGGCTGGAGGGGGCGCCCTTCGCGACCGTCTTCTCCTCCGGCCAGGCCGCCGCCGCGACCCTGCTGTCGCTGGTGCGGCCCGGGCAGTGCGTGGTGTGCACCGACGACGTGTACGCCGGCACCGACGGACTGTTGGACCTGGCCGCGCGGCAGGGCGTACGCGTGCGCTACGCCGACCTGACCGGCCCGGAGGGGATCGCGGCGGCCCTCGCGGAGCCGGATCTCGCCCTGGTCTGGATCGAGACGCCCACCAACCCGCTGCTCACCGTGGTGGACGTGGTCGAGGTCAGCCGGCGGGCGCACGAGCGGGGCGCCCTCGTCGTGGTGGACAACACCTTCGCCAGCCCGGTGCTCCAGCAGCCCCTGACCCTGGGCGCCGACGTCTCGCTCTACAGCACCACCAAGTCCATCGCCGGTCACGCGGACGTGCTGGGCGGCGCCCTCGTCTACCGGGACGCGGAGCTGCACGCCGCGGTGCGGGCGTACCGGACGACGGCCGGGAACGTGCCGGGAGCGCTGGACTGCTTCCTGGTCCGCCGCGGGCTGCACACCCTGTCGTTGCGGGTGCACCGGCAGGTCGCCACCGCGCGCGCCCTGGTGGAGCTGCTGCGGGCGAGCCCCGCGGTCGGCGCCGTCCACTATCCCGGGCTGTCGGAGCACCCGCAGCACGCGGTGGTCAAGGCCCAGATGAGCGCGCCCGGCGCGATCGTCTCCTTCGACTATCTCGCCGGCTCCGCCGAGGACCTGCTGGACCGGTTCACACTGTTCACCTGCGGGGTCAGCCTCGGCGGGGTGCACTCCCTCGTGGAGTGCCCGGCCCTGATGACGCACCGCCCGCTGACGGCGCAGGCGCGGGCGCGCCGGGGCATCGGCGACTCGCTGATCCGGCTGTCGGTCGGCATCGAGGACCCGCACGACCTCGCCGAGGACCTGTCCCGGGCGCTGGCCGGCGGCCCCTGA
- a CDS encoding metallopeptidase TldD-related protein — MRTPRPRETVEIALAAARGGDCVVIVEQGPDTHLRWADNALTGSGSGDVHRVSVVSVVAGRVGAVSLCGPADRAEIVALVRAAEEAARQAPPAPDARPLPAPGAGSPHWDDPVPAAPPVLAGLVDQLAAGFARARRDGGVLHGYAEHRLRSTFLGTSTGVRLRHDEAAGHLELTARGPDGHPVWTNAVTTDFTDVSVAALQDELDRRLRWGRRRVELPPGRYECLLPPTAVADLMNYAYTTAGARAAAQGRTVYSGSGGRTRIGERLAGVPLTLRSDPAVDGLRCAPFLVAPSSTPTRSVFDNGLPLGPTRWWDEGRLRSLVQTRDSADELGMPLTPVVDNLILEGPGGASPADLVAATRNGLLLTSLWYIREVDLATMALTGLTRDGVYLVRDGEVVGAVNNFRFNDSPLDMAARVTEVGATVPTRARDWGDAVARTAMPMLRVQDFRLTAATHAV; from the coding sequence GTGAGGACGCCACGGCCACGGGAGACTGTCGAGATCGCGCTCGCCGCCGCGCGCGGCGGCGACTGCGTGGTGATCGTGGAGCAGGGCCCCGACACGCACCTGCGCTGGGCGGACAACGCGCTGACCGGCAGCGGCAGCGGTGACGTGCACCGGGTGTCGGTGGTGAGCGTGGTCGCCGGCCGGGTGGGCGCGGTGTCGCTGTGCGGGCCGGCCGACCGGGCCGAGATCGTGGCGCTGGTCCGGGCGGCGGAGGAGGCCGCCCGGCAGGCCCCGCCGGCCCCGGACGCGCGACCCCTGCCCGCCCCCGGGGCCGGGTCGCCGCACTGGGACGATCCGGTCCCGGCGGCGCCGCCGGTGCTGGCCGGGCTGGTCGACCAGCTCGCCGCGGGGTTCGCCCGGGCCCGGCGCGACGGCGGCGTGCTGCACGGGTACGCCGAACACCGGCTGCGCAGCACGTTCCTCGGCACCTCGACGGGCGTGCGGCTGCGGCACGACGAGGCGGCCGGGCACCTCGAGCTGACCGCGCGCGGGCCGGACGGCCATCCGGTGTGGACGAACGCCGTGACGACCGACTTCACCGACGTGTCGGTGGCGGCGTTGCAGGACGAACTGGACCGGCGCCTGCGCTGGGGGCGGCGGCGGGTCGAGCTGCCGCCCGGCCGGTACGAGTGCCTGCTGCCGCCGACCGCCGTCGCGGACCTGATGAACTACGCCTACACCACGGCGGGCGCCCGGGCGGCGGCGCAGGGCAGGACGGTCTACAGCGGGTCGGGCGGTCGCACCCGGATCGGCGAGCGGCTCGCCGGCGTGCCGTTGACCCTGCGCAGCGATCCGGCGGTCGACGGGCTGCGCTGCGCGCCGTTCCTGGTGGCGCCGTCGTCGACGCCGACGAGGTCGGTGTTCGACAACGGTCTCCCGCTGGGCCCGACCCGCTGGTGGGACGAGGGCCGGCTGCGGTCGCTGGTGCAGACCCGCGACAGCGCGGACGAGCTGGGCATGCCGCTCACGCCCGTGGTGGACAACCTCATCCTCGAGGGGCCGGGCGGCGCGTCCCCCGCCGACCTCGTCGCGGCGACCCGCAACGGCCTGCTGCTGACCAGCCTCTGGTACATCCGCGAGGTCGACCTCGCCACCATGGCCCTGACCGGGCTGACCCGCGACGGCGTCTACCTGGTGCGCGACGGCGAGGTCGTCGGCGCGGTCAACAACTTCCGGTTCAACGACAGCCCGCTGGACATGGCGGCCCGGGTCACCGAGGTGGGCGCCACGGTGCCGACCCGCGCCCGGGACTGGGGCGACGCCGTGGCGCGTACGGCCATGCCGATGCTGCGCGTCCAGGACTTCCGGCTGACCGCCGCCACCCACGCGGTCTGA
- a CDS encoding TldD/PmbA family protein → MDHRLPRHAVPVTAGPSPVVTREPGFDTLPAEELASAALGGARRHGAAYADVRLRRVRTLRERVRDGQPEGTQESVETGAGVRVLVDGTWGFAAGVDLTPPGLAALAARACEQARTLRPLRGAPARLAPEPVHGPAVWESPCEVDPFAVPAAERTALLARWCDVLRAGGVDLAEAFLQVFRESTVYHDSEGRRIRQRRTWLHPMVIGFRIDSDNGAFETMRTLGPPAARGWEYLTGTGWDWAGELARMPGQLAEKLAAPSVEPGEYDLVVDPTNLWLTIHETVGHATELDRILGREAAFAGTSFVTGDDVGSLRYGSPAMNVVADRTTPHALATIGYDDDGVAARSWPLIRDGVLVGTQHDRQTAGAAGLERSTGCAYAESYRHLPVQRMPNVSLRPAPGGPDTRELIGRVRDGLYVVGDNSFSIDMARVNFQFTGQRFYRIRDGRLAGQVRDAAYTGTTLEFWRSLEAVGGPQTWLLSGAGQCGKAQPLQLAAAGHGCPSALFRRVRVTSTRAEVPA, encoded by the coding sequence GTGGACCACCGACTACCCCGACACGCGGTTCCGGTGACCGCCGGGCCGAGCCCGGTCGTCACCCGGGAGCCGGGCTTCGACACGCTGCCGGCCGAGGAACTGGCGTCGGCCGCGCTGGGCGGGGCCCGCCGGCACGGCGCCGCCTACGCCGACGTACGGCTGCGGCGGGTGCGGACGCTGCGCGAGCGCGTCCGCGACGGCCAGCCCGAGGGCACCCAGGAGAGCGTCGAGACCGGGGCGGGCGTGCGGGTCCTCGTCGACGGCACCTGGGGGTTCGCCGCCGGCGTCGACCTCACCCCGCCGGGGCTGGCCGCGCTGGCCGCCCGCGCCTGCGAGCAGGCCCGGACGCTGCGCCCGCTGCGGGGCGCGCCGGCGCGCCTGGCGCCCGAGCCGGTCCACGGCCCGGCGGTCTGGGAGTCGCCGTGCGAGGTGGACCCCTTCGCCGTACCCGCCGCCGAGCGGACCGCCCTGCTGGCCCGCTGGTGCGACGTGCTGCGCGCCGGCGGCGTCGACCTCGCCGAGGCGTTCCTGCAGGTCTTCCGCGAGTCCACCGTCTACCACGACAGCGAGGGCCGGCGGATCCGGCAGCGGCGGACCTGGCTGCACCCGATGGTGATCGGGTTCCGGATCGACTCCGACAACGGCGCCTTCGAGACCATGCGTACCCTCGGGCCGCCGGCCGCCCGAGGCTGGGAGTACCTGACCGGGACCGGCTGGGACTGGGCGGGGGAACTCGCCCGGATGCCCGGCCAGCTGGCCGAGAAGCTGGCCGCCCCCTCCGTCGAGCCGGGCGAGTACGACCTGGTCGTCGACCCGACCAACCTGTGGTTGACGATCCACGAGACCGTCGGGCACGCCACCGAGCTGGACCGGATCCTCGGCCGGGAGGCGGCCTTCGCCGGCACCTCGTTCGTCACGGGCGACGACGTCGGGTCGCTGCGCTACGGCTCGCCCGCGATGAACGTGGTCGCCGACCGGACCACCCCGCACGCGCTCGCCACGATCGGCTACGACGACGACGGCGTGGCCGCCCGGTCGTGGCCGCTCATCCGCGACGGGGTGCTGGTGGGCACGCAGCACGACCGGCAGACCGCCGGCGCCGCCGGGCTGGAGCGCTCCACCGGCTGCGCGTACGCCGAGTCGTACCGGCACCTGCCCGTGCAGCGGATGCCGAACGTGTCGCTGCGTCCCGCGCCGGGCGGGCCGGACACCCGCGAACTGATCGGCCGGGTCCGGGACGGGCTGTACGTGGTCGGCGACAACAGTTTCTCCATCGACATGGCGCGGGTGAACTTCCAGTTCACCGGGCAGCGCTTCTACCGGATCCGGGACGGCCGGCTCGCCGGTCAGGTGCGCGACGCCGCGTACACCGGGACGACGCTGGAGTTCTGGCGGTCCCTGGAGGCGGTGGGCGGCCCGCAGACGTGGCTGCTGTCCGGCGCGGGGCAGTGCGGCAAGGCCCAACCGCTGCAACTCGCCGCCGCCGGACACGGGTGCCCCTCGGCGCTGTTCCGCCGCGTACGCGTCACCAGCACCCGGGCGGAGGTGCCCGCGTGA
- a CDS encoding acyl-CoA thioesterase, whose protein sequence is MPRYYEYRHVVGFEETNLVGNVYYVNYLRWQGRCREMFLHEHAPEILDELRADLKLFTLKAECEFFAELAPFDRLAVRMRLVELTQTQMELGFDYLRLGDGDLLVARGRQRIACMRGPNGRTEPVRVPAGLVRAFAPFRSATVGQG, encoded by the coding sequence ATGCCCCGCTACTACGAGTACCGGCACGTCGTCGGCTTCGAGGAGACCAACCTCGTCGGCAACGTGTACTACGTCAACTACCTGCGGTGGCAGGGCCGGTGCCGGGAGATGTTCCTGCACGAGCACGCGCCGGAGATCCTCGACGAGTTGCGAGCCGACCTGAAACTGTTCACCCTCAAGGCGGAGTGCGAGTTCTTCGCGGAGCTGGCGCCGTTCGACCGCCTCGCGGTCCGGATGCGGCTGGTCGAGCTGACCCAGACCCAGATGGAGCTGGGCTTCGACTACCTGCGGCTCGGCGACGGCGACCTGCTCGTCGCGCGGGGACGGCAGCGGATCGCCTGCATGCGCGGGCCGAACGGCCGGACCGAACCGGTCCGGGTGCCGGCGGGCCTGGTGCGGGCGTTCGCCCCGTTCCGGTCGGCCACGGTGGGGCAGGGGTGA